The Lineus longissimus chromosome 2, tnLinLong1.2, whole genome shotgun sequence genome window below encodes:
- the LOC135483750 gene encoding organic cation transporter protein-like gives MKLDDIFVDRIGDWGRFQTLVMVLTSLSSLPIALHTVSLLFIGGSEQSYWCALPTNEFDNFSHEALKDVFIPSKLGADGVKVYSKCEIYNLDNISRQDNSEAITTETILKLNSTFYASGVRDNRTTATRRCNAWQYGEDGRYKTSLLTQYGLYCEREWLLPLSQTLFMAGWMAGNIVFGSLADRYGRMKVIPPGFLVNTAIGIAMPFIPNYFVYIFFRFLIGVTSGGPYTVLFVLALELCGKKYRICASSCISAGFNISLCLMAGIGYAMAPVNHITMQLIIGSIPFILVFYHWIIPESPRWLVSMHRYEGAKVIVKKIAKFNKRPKSKYEDDMLFEEESAELSCDKSASLEKLSEKKYTALDLFRTPNIRRITIATYVQWFSCSFVWYGMIFAGGSLGANVYINLCISGIVGIVGNILCVPLLNFFGRRPTTVTVMLLMALNLLASIPLVGNPEFETALIAVVFVGKLCNVIAFDTIWLHSTEVFPTCIRAVGVSTGCLMARVGALISPLVAKLATIQTSLPLIVFATVAVLATICCIQLPETNKRRLPETIEEGEEFAKFSLSCRKPCKKKMQLNKPDPTLHSV, from the exons ATGAAACTGGATGACATCTTCGTGGACCGTATCGGGGACTGGGGCAGGTTTCAAACGTTGGTTATGGTTCTTACTTCATTGTCTAGCCTGCCAATTGCACTGCACACAGTCTCGTTACTTTTCATCGGAGGCAGCGAACAGAGCTACTGGTGTGCCCTGCCTACAAATGAATTCGACAACTTTTCACACGAAGCCTTAAAGGACGTTTTCATTCCCAGTAAGCTTGGTGCTGATGGTGTTAAAGTATATAGCAAATGCGAGATATACAATCTGGATAATATTTCACGTCAAGATAATTCTGAGGCAATAACTACTGAGACTATACTGAAATTGAATTCGACATTCTATGCGAGTGGTGTAAGAGACAATCGGACGACCGCAACAAGACGCTGCAACGCCTGGCAGTACGGAGAGGATGGAAGATACAAAACATCTCTTCTAACCCAG TATGGCCTTTACTGCGAGCGAGAATGGCTTCTTCCGCTATCTCAGACACTTTTTATGGCCGGGTGGATGGCGGGTAACATTGTATTTGGTTCTTTGGCAGACAG ATATGGCCGAATGAAAGTTATACCACCGGGCTTTCTTGTCAACACAGCTATAGGAATTGCGATGCCGTTCATACCAAACTACTTTGTGTACATCTTTTTCCGCTTCCTGATCGGTGTCACCTCTGGAGGTCCATACACTGTGCTGTTTGTATTAG CTTTGGAATTGTGCGGAAAGAAGTACAGGATTTGTGCATCCTCGTGTATCAGTGCTGGTTTCAATATTTCCCTGTGTTTAATGGCGGGAATCGGTTACGCAATGGCACCAGTCAACCACATTACCATGCAGCTGATTATAGGATCGATTCCTTTTATTCTTGTCTTTTATCACTG GATTATCCCTGAATCACCGAGATGGCTTGTCTCGATGCATCGATACGAAGGAGCCAAAGTAATCGTTAAAAAGATCGCCAAGTTTAACAAACGTCCGAAGTCAAAATATGAAGATGACATGTTATTCGAAGAAGAGAGTGCTGAACTGTCCTGCGACAAGAGTGCCTCGCTGGAAAAATTGTCCGAGAAGAAATATACCGCCCTTGACCTGTTCCGTACGCCCAACATTCGTAGGATTACCATAGCTACTTACGTCCAATG gTTTTCATGTTCATTCGTCTGGTACGGAATGATATTCGCAGGCGGATCCCTGGGTGCCAATGTCTACATCAATTTGTGTATTAGTGGCATCGTTGGAATCGTCGGTAATATCCTGTGCGTTCCGTTACTGAACTTCTTCGGTAGGAGGCCAACAACAGTGACAGTTATGCTCCTGATGGCTCTAAATTTGTTGGCTTCAATTCCTTTGGTGGGAAACCCAG AATTTGAGACCGCCTTGATAGCTGTTGTGTTCGTGGGCAAGCTTTGCAATGTCATCGCGTTCGACACAATCTGGCTCCATTCTACCGAGGTGTTTCCAACGTGTATTAGAGCTGTTGGAGTGAGCACAGGTTGTCTCATGGCCCGAGTTGGAGCACTGATATCACCTCTCGTTGCAAAATTG GCTACAATACAAACATCCCTGCCTCTCATAGTTTTTGCCACCGTTGCTGTCCTCGCCACCATCTGTTGCATTCAGCTTCCGGAAACAAATAAGCGCCGTCTACCGGAGACAATTGAAGAGGGAGAGGAATTTGCAAA GTTTTCCCTGTCATGTCGAAAGCCATGCAAGAAGAAAATGCAATTGAATAAGCCCGACCCTACCCTCCATTCCGTGTAA
- the LOC135483751 gene encoding potassium voltage-gated channel subfamily C member 3-like — MVMHGSSKNMAQQRLVLDIGGTTFSTMTTTVFRIPNSRLWRLTKDLERSEFVHACGTYYFDRNPVIFGAILDCYRTGEFHVPCCMCPLSVRKELDYWGIPDKFIAPCCLRKLQQHEGEEETLRQLRKELEHGKYASMQLLEQSKSRFNRAVLRSWLFLEFPNYSRLAEGWAIISGLLTVASIIVLACTSHPAFTQPFPHNDTLVGVEKKVTELLPGDKFKRAFIAVPHPIIVRMDQAINGILTIEFVFKFLVCPYKKDFFKSVLNWIDFVAFSNYWTFTAMYAAYEVAPKDLAYMIVMNVLTGFIALRIFRIFKLAGVFKGLRILLLVVKKNVKELATLIMFFIFGMLIFSTMIFYAELHIDGDFPSIIDGFWWSIITMTTVGYGDAVPSSYPGYVIGGMCALTGMLLSGLAIPIISNNFNLYYYYGRTYSEQMAKKETKQEVQTNRLDYTNSFTGEENGHVGNHHDHEEGRNFL; from the exons ATGGTAATGCACGGAAGCAGCAAGAACATGGCGCAGCAGAGGTTGGTTCTGGATATTGGTGGGACAACCTTTAGTACAATGACAACAACGGTTTTTAGAATACCTAACTCCAGGTTATGGAGGCTAACAAAAGACCTTGAAAGAAGTGAATTCGTTCACGCATGCGGGACgtattattttgacaggaatCCGGTGATATTTGGAGCCATTCTGGACTGCTACAGGACCGGGGAGTTTCATGTGCCTTGCTGCATGTGCCCGCTGTCTGTACGAAAGGAACTAGACTATTGGGGGATCCCGGATAAATTCATTGCCCCTTGTTGTTTGCGGAAGTTACAGCAGCATGAGGGCGAGGAAGAGACGCTACGACAGTTACGAAAGGAACTGGAACATGGGAAATACGCCAGTATGCAGTTACTTGAACAGAGCAAGTCAAGGTTTAATAGAGCAGTGTTACGGAGTTGGCTGTTTTTGGAATTTCCGAACTATTCGAGATTGGCTGAG GGTTGGGCCATCATATCTGGTCTGCTCACAGTTGCCTCTATCATCGTACTGGCCTGCACCAGTCATCCAGCCTTCACCCAGCCATTCCCACACAACGACACCTTGGTCGGCGTGGAGAAGAAAGTCACGGAACTCCTCCCAGGGGATAAATTCAAACGTGCCTTCATCGCTGTTCCGCATCCAATAATTGTGCGAATGGACCAGGCAATCAACGGTATCCTCACAATCGAATTCGTCTTCAAATTCTTGGTATGTCCGTATAAAAAAGATTTCTTCAAAAGTGTCTTGAACTGGATTGATTTTGTTGCCTTTTCCAATTACTGGACTTTCACGGCAATGTACGCTGCCTATGAAGTGGCGCCCAAAGACTTGGCATACATGATCGTGATGAACGTCCTCACCGGTTTTATAGCCCTGAGAATTTTCAGGATTTTCAAACTCGCTGGAGTCTTTAAAGGTTTGCGGATTCTTTTACTTGTCGTGAAAAAGAACGTAAAAGAACTTGCAACATTGATCATGTTTTTTATATTCGGCATGCTGATTTTTTCTACCATGATCTTCTACGCCGAGTTACACATAGATGGCGATTTTCCAAGCATAATCGACGGGTTTTGGTGGTCTATTATTACGATGACTACAGTGGGGTACGGTGATGCTGTTCCGTCAAGTTATCCCGGGTATGTAATCGGCGGCATGTGCGCCCTAACTGGCATGCTTCTCTCCGGTTTAGCTATCCCCATAATAAGCAACAATTTCAATCTGTACTATTATTATGGGAGAACGTACTCCGAACAGATGGCAAAGAAGGAAACGAAACAAGAAGTCCAAACGAACCGACTAGATTATACTAATTCGTTCACTGGAGAGGAAAACGGCCATGTGGGTAACCATCATGACCACGAGGAAGGAAGGAATTTTCTGtag